The proteins below come from a single Candidatus Planktophila dulcis genomic window:
- a CDS encoding A/G-specific adenine glycosylase has protein sequence MLEKEIISWFKKNKRDLPWRKTDTWGVLVSEFMLQQTPVNRVLPVYIEWMKRWPTPALLAKATPAQVITAWGRLGYPRRALRLHECAKVITTQYKGVIPREESELRKLPGIGEYTAAALVAFAFSGRSLVLDINIRRLFARIIDGVESPKLSATKDEKSRYEELIPKKDPHLWAAATMELGALVCTSQSPKCGICPVAHECTWRSLDYPKSDLIKRTQSWHGTDRQCRGTVVQALRENDVLTKAQISQLWDVPSQLEKALLTLLDDGLIESRGKNKYSLPRN, from the coding sequence GAAAGAGATTATTTCTTGGTTTAAGAAGAATAAACGAGATCTTCCATGGCGCAAGACTGACACATGGGGCGTTTTAGTTTCAGAATTTATGTTGCAGCAAACTCCGGTCAATCGAGTGCTCCCTGTTTATATCGAGTGGATGAAACGCTGGCCAACTCCCGCACTGCTTGCCAAAGCAACTCCTGCGCAAGTAATTACTGCATGGGGTCGCCTTGGTTACCCACGTCGTGCACTGCGATTGCATGAATGTGCAAAGGTGATTACTACCCAATACAAGGGAGTTATTCCACGAGAGGAATCAGAGCTGCGCAAGCTTCCCGGCATCGGTGAATACACAGCAGCTGCCTTGGTCGCCTTTGCATTTAGTGGGCGCTCACTCGTACTCGATATCAATATCCGAAGGCTCTTTGCTCGCATTATTGATGGAGTTGAATCCCCCAAGCTCTCTGCCACAAAGGATGAGAAATCACGCTATGAAGAACTCATTCCAAAGAAAGATCCGCATTTATGGGCAGCTGCCACGATGGAGCTCGGTGCACTGGTGTGCACATCACAATCGCCTAAGTGCGGAATCTGCCCAGTGGCACACGAGTGCACATGGCGCAGTCTTGATTATCCAAAATCAGATCTCATAAAGCGCACGCAGAGTTGGCATGGAACTGATCGCCAATGTCGCGGAACTGTTGTGCAGGCGCTGCGTGAGAATGATGTGCTCACCAAAGCTCAGATATCACAGCTGTGGGATGTTCCATCACAGCTCGAGAAAGCCTTACTGACGCTTCTCGATGATGGACTTATCGAATCTCGCGGCAAGAATAAATATTCACTGCCAAGAAATTAA
- a CDS encoding ATP-dependent Clp protease ATP-binding subunit: MFERFTDRARRVVVLAQEEARMLNHNYIGTEHILLGLIHEGEGVAAKGLESLGISLEGVRAQVEEIIGQGQQAPSGHIPFTPRAKKVLELSLREALQLGHNYIGTEHILLGLIREGEGVAAQVLVKLGADLNRVRQQVIQLLSGYQGKETVAQGGPAEGTPSTSLVLDQFGRNLTAAAREGKLDPVIGRELEIERVMQVLSRRTKNNPVLIGEPGVGKTAVVEGLAQAIAKNDVPETLKDKQLYSLDLGALVAGSRYRGDFEERLKKVLKEIKTRGDIIIFIDEIHTLVGAGAAEGAIDAASILKPMLARGELQTIGATTLDEYRKHIEKDAALERRFQPIQVKEPSVAHTIEILKGLRDRYETHHRVSITDGALAAAANLADRYVSDRFLPDKAIDLIDEAGSRLRIKRMTAPAELRAFDDKIADARKAKESAIDGQDFEGAATLRDKEKTLIQEKQEAEKNWKATDLDKVTEVDEELIAQVLSASTGIPVFKLTEEETARLLRMEDELHRRVIGQDQAIKALSQAIRRTRAGLKDPKRPGGSFIFAGPSGVGKTELSRTLASFLFGDETALIQLDMSEYSERHTASRLFGAPPGYVGYDEGGQLTEKVRRRPFSVVLFDEIEKAHPDIFNSLLQVLEDGRLTDSQGRTVDFKNTVIIMTTNLGTRDISKSLGLGFSNADDDLTNYDRMKGKVQDELKNHFRPEFLNRIDDVIVFHQLTREQIIHIVDLMIANLDERLKAKDMGIELTQAAKDLLALRGYDPLLGARPLRRVIQREIEDSLSERILFNELKAGEIIVVDVEGVDADAKFTFTGSPKVSSPDSPGDLAEAPTA; encoded by the coding sequence ATGTTTGAGCGCTTTACCGATCGAGCTCGACGCGTTGTTGTCCTAGCTCAAGAAGAAGCACGCATGCTCAACCACAACTACATCGGCACAGAACACATCCTCCTCGGTCTTATCCACGAAGGTGAAGGCGTTGCTGCAAAGGGTCTTGAATCTCTCGGCATCTCACTTGAAGGCGTTCGCGCTCAAGTGGAAGAAATCATTGGTCAAGGACAGCAAGCACCAAGTGGCCACATTCCATTTACTCCACGTGCAAAGAAAGTTCTTGAACTTTCACTTCGTGAAGCGCTACAACTTGGCCACAACTACATCGGCACAGAACATATTCTTCTTGGACTTATTCGCGAAGGCGAAGGCGTTGCAGCTCAAGTTCTCGTAAAGCTTGGCGCAGATCTCAATCGCGTGCGCCAACAAGTTATTCAATTACTTTCCGGATATCAAGGAAAAGAGACCGTTGCACAAGGTGGTCCTGCAGAAGGAACTCCATCAACATCACTCGTCCTTGATCAATTCGGTCGCAACCTCACAGCAGCTGCTCGTGAAGGAAAGCTCGATCCTGTTATTGGTCGTGAATTAGAGATCGAACGCGTAATGCAGGTTCTCTCTCGTCGCACAAAGAACAACCCAGTTCTTATTGGTGAGCCAGGTGTTGGAAAGACTGCAGTTGTTGAAGGTCTTGCCCAAGCTATTGCTAAGAACGATGTTCCTGAAACACTCAAAGATAAGCAGCTCTACTCACTTGATTTAGGTGCACTCGTTGCTGGCTCTCGCTACCGTGGAGATTTTGAAGAGCGTTTGAAGAAGGTTCTTAAAGAGATTAAAACTCGCGGTGACATCATTATCTTTATCGATGAAATTCACACACTCGTTGGCGCAGGAGCAGCTGAAGGTGCTATTGATGCAGCAAGCATTTTAAAGCCGATGCTTGCTCGCGGTGAGCTCCAGACAATTGGTGCAACAACTCTTGATGAGTACCGCAAGCACATTGAAAAAGATGCAGCACTTGAGCGTCGTTTCCAACCTATTCAGGTGAAGGAGCCATCTGTGGCTCACACCATCGAAATTCTTAAGGGTCTTCGCGATCGTTATGAAACACACCACCGTGTCTCCATCACAGATGGCGCACTGGCTGCAGCTGCAAATCTTGCAGACCGTTATGTCTCAGATCGCTTCCTTCCCGATAAGGCAATTGACCTTATTGATGAGGCAGGCTCACGTCTTCGCATAAAGCGCATGACAGCACCTGCTGAACTTCGCGCATTCGATGACAAGATCGCTGATGCTCGCAAAGCTAAGGAATCTGCAATCGATGGACAAGATTTTGAAGGTGCTGCAACTCTTCGCGATAAGGAGAAGACTCTTATCCAAGAGAAGCAAGAAGCAGAAAAGAATTGGAAGGCAACCGATCTCGATAAGGTCACTGAAGTCGATGAAGAACTCATCGCTCAGGTGCTTTCAGCATCAACGGGTATTCCAGTATTTAAGTTGACTGAAGAAGAGACTGCGCGTCTTCTTCGCATGGAAGATGAACTTCACCGCCGCGTTATTGGTCAAGATCAAGCGATTAAGGCTCTGTCACAAGCAATCCGCCGTACTCGTGCAGGTCTAAAAGATCCTAAGCGCCCTGGTGGATCATTTATCTTCGCTGGCCCTTCAGGCGTTGGTAAGACTGAACTCTCACGCACACTTGCCTCATTCCTCTTTGGTGATGAGACAGCGTTGATTCAACTTGATATGTCTGAATATTCAGAGCGCCACACAGCCTCACGTCTATTCGGTGCACCTCCAGGCTATGTCGGCTATGACGAAGGTGGACAGCTGACTGAGAAGGTTCGTCGTCGTCCATTCTCTGTTGTTCTCTTTGATGAGATCGAAAAGGCACACCCAGATATCTTTAACTCACTTCTTCAGGTTCTTGAAGATGGTCGCCTGACAGATTCACAAGGTCGCACAGTCGACTTTAAGAACACTGTCATCATCATGACAACCAACCTTGGAACACGCGATATCTCTAAGTCACTTGGGCTTGGCTTCTCCAACGCTGATGATGATTTAACGAATTACGATCGCATGAAGGGCAAGGTTCAAGATGAACTCAAGAACCACTTCCGCCCAGAATTTCTTAACCGCATCGATGATGTCATCGTCTTCCACCAGCTCACGAGAGAACAGATTATTCACATCGTGGATCTCATGATTGCTAACCTTGATGAGCGTTTGAAGGCTAAGGACATGGGAATCGAACTCACACAGGCTGCTAAGGATCTCCTTGCTCTGCGTGGTTATGACCCACTCCTTGGTGCGCGTCCATTGCGTCGCGTCATTCAACGTGAGATTGAAGATTCACTTTCAGAGCGCATCTTGTTTAACGAGCTTAAGGCTGGTGAAATCATTGTGGTCGATGTTGAAGGTGTTGATGCAGATGCGAAATTCACCTTTACAGGCTCACCCAAGGTTTCATCACCTGATAGCCCTGGGGATCTAGCGGAAGCACCTACTGCCTAA
- a CDS encoding amino-acid N-acetyltransferase has translation MLVIRPAKTSDVKAIRELVDSYAAPGQMLAKETVTLYEGVQEFTVAELDGKVVGCGALHTLWEDLAEVRTVAVKESLHKQGIGNKLMERIIERAREIGVERIFCLTFQTEFFSRHGFVEIHGTPVDSDVYQQLLRSYDAGVAEFLDLESVKPNTLGNTRMLLNL, from the coding sequence ATGCTTGTTATTCGTCCTGCTAAGACAAGTGATGTGAAGGCAATCCGCGAACTCGTTGATTCCTATGCCGCCCCAGGTCAGATGCTGGCAAAAGAGACGGTGACACTTTATGAAGGCGTGCAGGAATTTACTGTTGCAGAACTTGATGGAAAAGTTGTGGGATGCGGAGCACTCCACACACTCTGGGAAGATTTGGCTGAAGTTCGCACAGTTGCTGTGAAAGAGAGTTTGCATAAGCAAGGTATTGGCAACAAATTGATGGAGCGCATTATTGAACGTGCCCGCGAGATTGGTGTGGAGAGAATTTTCTGTCTCACTTTTCAAACAGAGTTCTTTAGTCGCCACGGTTTTGTTGAAATTCATGGCACACCTGTGGATTCCGATGTCTATCAGCAGCTCCTGCGCTCCTATGACGCAGGTGTTGCCGAATTCCTTGATCTCGAGTCGGTAAAGCCCAATACCCTGGGCAATACCCGCATGCTCCTCAATCTCTAG